One window of Arthrobacter oryzae genomic DNA carries:
- a CDS encoding ABC transporter ATP-binding protein: MLWKLLVEYLRPQRRLLIAVVIFQLAQSIASLYLPTLNADIIDEGVAKGDTGVILSLGSLMLGITLLQIACAVVAVYFGAKAAMALGRDLRGAIFTRVGEFSEQEVTRFGAPSLITRSTNDVQQVQQLVLMSATMMVAAPMLAIGGVIMAVRQDAQLSWLIAVSVPVLMLAVALIITRMVPLFRKMQVRIDTVNRVLREQLTGIRVVRAFVREDIETARFAQANEDVTDTALRAGRLMALAFPVVMLVLNVSSVAVIWFGSFRIEDGSMQVGTLIAFLSYLLQILMSVMMATFMAVMIPRAAVSADRIGEVLTTESSVRPPEHPVSAGAGRGGVGSGELEMHDVGFAYPGAEQPVLSGISFTARSGQTTAIIGSTGSGKTTLVNLLPRLFDATSGSVKFDGVDVRELQPDQLWGHIGLVPQRPYLFSGTVRSNLLYGKPDATEDELWRALSTAQAQDFVREMEGGLDAPISQGGTNVSGGQRQRIAIARALVKRPELYIFDDSFSSLDTATDARLRQALKHDTSGATLVIIAQRVSSIADADQILVLDDGRIVGQGTHHELLETSETYREIVSSQLAAEEAV, encoded by the coding sequence ATGCTCTGGAAACTGCTTGTTGAATACCTGCGGCCGCAGCGGCGGCTGCTCATCGCCGTCGTGATCTTCCAGCTGGCGCAGTCCATCGCATCGCTGTACCTGCCAACGCTGAACGCGGACATCATCGACGAGGGCGTGGCCAAGGGGGACACCGGCGTCATTCTCAGCCTGGGCAGCCTCATGCTGGGGATCACCCTGCTGCAGATCGCCTGCGCGGTGGTGGCCGTGTACTTCGGGGCGAAGGCGGCCATGGCGCTGGGCCGTGACCTGCGCGGGGCCATTTTCACGCGGGTGGGGGAGTTCTCCGAGCAGGAGGTCACCCGGTTCGGGGCGCCCAGCCTGATCACCCGCTCCACCAACGACGTCCAGCAGGTCCAGCAGCTGGTGCTGATGTCCGCCACGATGATGGTGGCCGCGCCCATGCTTGCCATCGGCGGCGTGATCATGGCCGTCCGGCAGGATGCGCAGCTGTCCTGGCTGATCGCCGTCAGCGTCCCGGTGCTGATGCTCGCCGTCGCCCTGATCATCACCCGGATGGTGCCGCTGTTCCGCAAGATGCAGGTGCGGATCGACACCGTGAACCGGGTGCTCCGCGAGCAGCTCACCGGCATCCGCGTGGTGCGCGCGTTCGTCCGCGAGGACATCGAAACCGCCCGGTTCGCCCAGGCCAACGAGGACGTCACGGACACCGCGCTCCGGGCCGGCCGGCTGATGGCGCTTGCGTTCCCCGTGGTGATGCTGGTGCTGAACGTCTCCAGCGTGGCGGTGATCTGGTTCGGCTCGTTCCGGATCGAGGACGGCTCCATGCAGGTGGGCACGCTGATCGCCTTCCTCAGCTATCTGCTGCAGATCCTGATGTCCGTCATGATGGCCACGTTCATGGCCGTGATGATCCCGCGCGCCGCGGTCTCAGCCGACCGGATCGGCGAGGTGCTCACCACGGAGTCCAGCGTGCGGCCGCCGGAGCATCCGGTCTCCGCCGGCGCCGGCAGGGGCGGGGTGGGCAGCGGCGAGCTGGAGATGCACGACGTCGGGTTCGCCTACCCGGGTGCCGAGCAGCCGGTCCTGTCCGGCATCAGTTTCACGGCCCGGTCCGGGCAGACAACGGCGATCATCGGCAGCACCGGCTCCGGCAAGACCACCCTGGTGAACCTGCTGCCGCGGCTTTTCGACGCGACCTCCGGTTCGGTGAAGTTCGACGGCGTGGACGTCCGCGAGCTGCAGCCGGACCAGCTGTGGGGGCACATCGGGCTGGTGCCGCAGCGGCCGTACCTGTTCTCCGGCACGGTGCGCAGCAACCTGCTGTACGGCAAGCCGGATGCCACCGAGGATGAGCTCTGGCGGGCGCTGTCCACCGCGCAGGCGCAGGACTTCGTCCGGGAGATGGAGGGCGGGCTGGATGCGCCCATTTCGCAGGGCGGCACCAACGTTTCCGGCGGGCAGCGGCAGCGGATCGCGATCGCCCGGGCGCTGGTGAAACGGCCCGAGCTCTACATTTTCGACGACTCCTTCTCGTCCCTGGATACCGCCACCGATGCGCGGCTGCGGCAGGCGCTCAAGCACGACACCTCCGGCGCCACCCTGGTGATCATCGCCCAGCGGGTGTCCAGCATCGCGGACGCGGACCAGATCCTGGTGCTCGACGACGGCAGGATTGTGGGGCAGGGCACGCACCATGAGCTGCTGGAGACATCGGAGACGTACCGCGAGATTGTGTCCTCGCAGCTGGCGGCGGAGGAGGCGGTATGA
- a CDS encoding DUF4041 domain-containing protein, whose product MLWVLLDVLKQYKKSFGAPAEGFGVSAENTYRTSLGAPPVPAKGLKQYADEVYLANAQMLADLQRLGALDTLSKERHDANLARQIESAERELAAANAELAAVRGEVLDVRQVADRHNIGFYDYEHPAETSVKLADELAAVRARIKDRLREKTAVTTVSGFTFNGSTREGSKFVRDLSALLLRAYNAEAENCVKTVKAGNLHTAAARLEKAREQIAKRGTMIGLQITSAFHGLREKELELAARHLEAVAIQKQLEAEARAEAREAVKAQREWEALKAKQKKEVDHYANVLIQLQAAGDLEGVQRVQEQLDEAEAKLADAEDNALNTRAGYVYVISNLGAFGDGVVKIGMTRRLNPMDRVRELGDASVPFLFDVHALFFSKDAVGIETMLHQHFAAQRVNLVNLRREYFYATPAAVKHALVEHHVELVEYQENAPAEEFAASRDLRQTAQLAGAI is encoded by the coding sequence GTGCTGTGGGTCTTGCTGGACGTACTGAAGCAGTACAAGAAATCCTTCGGCGCCCCTGCTGAAGGGTTCGGCGTGAGTGCCGAGAACACCTATCGGACCAGTTTGGGCGCCCCGCCTGTGCCGGCCAAGGGCCTGAAGCAGTACGCGGATGAGGTCTACCTGGCGAATGCCCAGATGCTCGCCGACCTGCAGAGGCTCGGTGCCCTGGACACTTTGTCCAAGGAACGCCATGATGCCAATCTGGCACGCCAAATTGAATCCGCTGAACGGGAGTTGGCGGCGGCCAACGCCGAACTGGCCGCGGTCCGAGGTGAAGTCCTTGACGTCCGGCAGGTCGCCGACCGCCACAACATCGGGTTCTACGACTACGAGCATCCTGCCGAGACGTCGGTAAAGCTCGCCGACGAACTGGCCGCAGTTCGCGCCAGAATCAAGGACAGGCTGCGTGAGAAGACCGCGGTCACCACCGTCTCCGGGTTCACGTTCAATGGTTCCACGAGGGAAGGTTCCAAGTTCGTCCGTGACCTTTCCGCACTCCTGCTGCGCGCCTACAATGCCGAAGCCGAGAACTGTGTGAAAACAGTGAAGGCCGGGAACCTGCACACGGCCGCGGCCCGGCTCGAGAAGGCCCGCGAGCAGATCGCCAAACGCGGAACCATGATCGGACTCCAAATCACCAGCGCCTTCCACGGATTGCGCGAGAAGGAGCTCGAACTCGCTGCCCGGCACCTAGAAGCCGTTGCCATCCAGAAGCAGCTAGAGGCCGAGGCTCGCGCCGAAGCCCGCGAGGCAGTCAAGGCCCAGCGCGAATGGGAAGCGCTGAAGGCCAAACAGAAGAAGGAAGTGGATCACTACGCCAACGTGCTTATCCAGCTCCAGGCGGCCGGAGACCTTGAAGGCGTACAACGAGTTCAGGAACAGCTGGACGAGGCTGAGGCGAAGCTCGCGGACGCCGAAGACAACGCGCTCAATACCCGGGCCGGCTACGTGTACGTCATCTCCAACCTCGGGGCATTTGGCGATGGGGTCGTCAAGATCGGCATGACGCGTCGGCTCAACCCCATGGACCGCGTGCGGGAACTCGGTGACGCATCTGTGCCATTCCTCTTCGATGTGCACGCACTGTTCTTCTCCAAGGACGCCGTAGGTATTGAAACCATGCTTCACCAGCACTTTGCCGCCCAGCGCGTGAACCTGGTGAACCTACGCCGTGAATACTTCTACGCCACCCCGGCAGCGGTAAAGCACGCATTAGTGGAACATCACGTGGAGCTCGTCGAATATCAGGAGAACGCGCCAGCCGAAGAGTTCGCAGCATCCAGGGACCTGCGCCAGACGGCACAGCTCGCCGGCGCCATCTAG
- a CDS encoding LLM class flavin-dependent oxidoreductase encodes MPEPTRPLRQLGFLTIGLFDPADPAPGHQSTLQIIELGERLGFDSAWLRHRHLQFGISSPVAVMAAASQRTSRIHLGTAVTPLGWENPLRLAEDLATVDLLAGGRIHPGLSVGEPMHYDTVKHELYPDSAELEDFSYARVERFARLVAGEKVRDFSGRQGVTEEFSNRVEPHSPGLRDRLWYGAGSKKSAVWAGANGFNLLSSSVVFPEPDQEPDFARIQQSQIRAYREAAASAQAKGPARVSQGLVVIPTDSASPGQREKYQRYVDERTPRTRAPQGPKGMLFAPDLIGTSEEISEQLYAHAGFQEVDEVAFALPFSFDHEDYVQILTDIAGKLGPALGWTPAGAGVAAK; translated from the coding sequence ATGCCCGAGCCCACCCGCCCCTTACGCCAGCTTGGATTCCTCACCATCGGCCTGTTTGATCCGGCGGATCCCGCGCCGGGCCACCAATCCACGTTGCAGATCATCGAACTTGGCGAGCGGCTTGGGTTCGACAGCGCCTGGCTGCGGCACCGCCATCTGCAGTTCGGAATTTCTTCCCCTGTGGCAGTCATGGCCGCCGCCAGCCAGCGCACGTCCCGGATCCACCTTGGCACCGCCGTCACCCCGCTCGGATGGGAAAACCCGCTGCGCCTGGCCGAGGACCTGGCCACTGTGGATCTGCTCGCCGGGGGACGCATCCATCCCGGGCTGAGCGTGGGGGAACCCATGCACTACGACACAGTGAAACACGAGTTGTACCCGGATTCGGCCGAGCTGGAGGACTTCAGCTACGCCCGGGTGGAGCGGTTCGCCCGGCTGGTCGCCGGGGAAAAGGTGCGCGACTTTTCCGGCAGGCAAGGGGTGACCGAGGAATTCTCCAACCGCGTCGAGCCGCACTCGCCCGGGCTGCGGGACCGCCTTTGGTACGGGGCGGGAAGCAAAAAGTCGGCCGTTTGGGCCGGAGCAAACGGCTTCAATCTGCTCTCCAGCAGTGTGGTCTTCCCCGAACCTGACCAGGAACCGGACTTTGCCCGCATTCAGCAATCTCAGATCCGCGCCTACCGTGAGGCCGCTGCGTCAGCACAAGCGAAGGGGCCGGCCAGGGTGTCGCAGGGCTTGGTGGTGATCCCCACCGATTCGGCATCGCCTGGCCAGCGGGAGAAGTACCAACGCTACGTGGATGAACGCACTCCCCGCACCCGGGCGCCGCAGGGGCCGAAAGGCATGTTGTTCGCGCCGGACCTCATCGGCACCAGCGAGGAAATTTCCGAGCAGCTCTACGCCCACGCAGGATTCCAGGAGGTCGACGAGGTGGCATTTGCACTGCCCTTCAGCTTTGACCACGAGGACTACGTCCAGATCCTCACGGACATCGCAGGCAAACTGGGTCCCGCCCTGGGATGGACTCCGGCTGGGGCTGGGGTGGCCGCCAAGTAG
- a CDS encoding helix-turn-helix domain-containing protein, with protein MALRLFAERGYEQTFMEDIAREAGNGAQEPVSLLLQQGGAHLGRMEPWSRLPARFWIPPALREHPTATSWRGCRRPLSPGFLSCPT; from the coding sequence ATGGCGCTGCGGCTGTTCGCCGAACGCGGCTACGAGCAGACCTTCATGGAGGATATCGCACGCGAGGCAGGAAATGGGGCGCAAGAGCCTGTATCACTACTTCTCCAGCAAGGCGGAGCTCATCTGGGGCGGATGGAGCCGTGGTCGAGGCTTCCGGCAAGGTTTTGGATTCCGCCCGCTTTGAGGGAGCATCCGACGGCGACGTCCTGGCGGGGCTGCCGGAGGCCGCTGTCGCCGGGGTTTCTGTCCTGCCCGACCTAG
- a CDS encoding AIPR family protein: protein MATLDRITESLLNSFIEQEQLQHLKAHEAFEHFAAFSVIAPKLHESLATDDVAVGHGSTPGIDSLAIVTNGALISSPDELDELTKSGSSIDVDFYFIQSKTSGKFEGARMADFADEVRSFFQSADVHASLQEAKELTTKLLSLGMRLKRNPTCHMYYVTPGRWNDDPFLQKKIATSVERLEDTNMFSKVLFTPVGANQLQDMYRAAHSKTEVNFTFSSKVTLPKIEGVQQSYIGVLPGSQFLQIIRDVDGDLRRGIFEDNVRDFQGSNNPVNAKIRTSIETSGDRFSVLNNGVTIVAKAATVLGDDFTLEDFQIVNGCQTSNVLFEARESLTDVTIPVRIIVTQDDSIATQITDATNSQSQVKTEDLYSLLQFQRKLEAFFATYSEPERLYYERRSQQYRAISTTPRSRVVTRAQLVKSFASVFLDEPNRASRYYSTLYSVLGERLFNDDHELESYYAAAVALFRSEALFRSGVLKNELKPVRYHLLQAVRHLVSGNKLEPFNSAAQKRAAASFATLLWNPTHSESIFAAAAKVVVDASDGNELTRDFSKLATFTKRVAEEAAAARALLQSESWILT from the coding sequence TTGGCGACCTTGGACCGAATTACAGAATCGCTGCTGAATTCATTTATTGAGCAAGAGCAGCTGCAGCACCTAAAGGCGCACGAAGCCTTCGAACACTTTGCTGCCTTTTCTGTCATTGCCCCAAAGTTGCATGAGAGTCTCGCTACCGATGACGTGGCCGTGGGTCACGGCAGTACGCCTGGCATCGATTCTCTTGCCATTGTGACAAATGGGGCGCTGATCAGTTCACCGGACGAGCTGGATGAGCTGACCAAGAGCGGAAGTAGCATTGATGTTGACTTTTATTTCATTCAAAGTAAGACGAGTGGGAAATTTGAAGGTGCGCGCATGGCTGACTTCGCAGATGAAGTCAGGTCCTTCTTCCAGAGTGCCGACGTGCACGCCAGCCTCCAGGAGGCGAAGGAGCTAACGACAAAGCTTCTCAGTCTCGGCATGCGGCTGAAACGGAATCCGACATGCCACATGTATTACGTCACGCCAGGCAGATGGAATGATGATCCTTTCCTCCAGAAGAAGATTGCTACTTCCGTGGAGCGATTGGAAGACACAAACATGTTCTCCAAGGTGCTCTTTACTCCGGTCGGGGCGAATCAGCTCCAAGATATGTACCGGGCCGCCCACAGTAAAACGGAGGTCAATTTCACCTTCTCCAGTAAAGTCACCCTTCCAAAAATCGAAGGTGTGCAACAGTCGTATATTGGAGTACTGCCTGGATCTCAGTTTCTTCAAATCATTAGAGATGTCGATGGTGATTTGCGAAGAGGCATCTTCGAAGACAACGTCCGGGACTTTCAAGGGTCCAATAATCCGGTTAATGCGAAGATTAGAACTTCCATTGAAACAAGTGGTGACCGGTTTAGCGTTCTCAACAATGGTGTGACAATTGTGGCTAAGGCAGCGACAGTCTTGGGTGATGATTTCACCCTCGAAGATTTTCAGATTGTGAATGGCTGTCAAACTTCGAACGTTCTGTTTGAAGCTAGGGAATCACTCACAGATGTAACCATCCCGGTGCGTATTATTGTGACCCAAGACGACTCAATTGCAACGCAGATCACCGATGCAACTAATAGTCAAAGCCAAGTAAAAACTGAAGACCTCTATTCGCTCCTTCAGTTTCAGCGCAAGTTGGAGGCCTTCTTTGCGACTTACTCCGAGCCGGAGCGCCTTTACTATGAGCGGCGATCTCAGCAATATCGAGCAATCTCAACTACACCGAGAAGTCGGGTTGTAACTCGCGCGCAACTGGTTAAGTCTTTTGCGTCAGTTTTCCTTGATGAACCCAACAGGGCGAGCCGCTACTACTCGACTCTCTACTCTGTCCTTGGCGAGCGTCTGTTCAACGATGATCATGAACTGGAAAGCTATTACGCTGCGGCCGTGGCGCTATTTCGGAGTGAAGCGCTCTTCCGAAGTGGTGTCCTCAAGAATGAGCTGAAGCCCGTTCGGTACCATCTTCTTCAGGCTGTTCGCCACCTTGTCTCAGGGAATAAGTTGGAGCCGTTTAATAGCGCGGCGCAGAAGAGGGCAGCAGCATCCTTTGCGACGCTTCTTTGGAATCCGACTCATAGTGAATCAATTTTCGCTGCGGCGGCCAAAGTCGTCGTTGACGCATCAGACGGGAACGAGTTGACTCGCGACTTCTCCAAACTGGCGACCTTCACGAAGCGTGTGGCCGAAGAGGCGGCCGCCGCCCGAGCGTTGTTGCAGAGTGAGTCCTGGATTCTCACATAG
- a CDS encoding ABC transporter ATP-binding protein: protein MSTPSRPAAGAPGGTAAVERIPRPRGGPGHGGPFAGMNIPAEKALNFWPSAKRLLGTLRPERLWLVLVIGLSVAGVAMSVIGPRLLGEGTNIIFAGVVSKELPAGMSKAQLIAQLRAAGENQKADMLSPMALTPGTGINFTALANVLLWALVLYVLASAFMWIQAYILNGVVQRTVFRLRERIEAKINRLPLRYFDSIQRGELLSRVTNDVDNISQSLQQSISQAVMSLLTVLGVLLMMFLLSPTLALIALVTIPLTLVTTALIAKRSQKLFVAQWKHTGELNGQIEETYTGHALVKVFGRQQEVGERFRQKNAELYEASFGAQFISGLIMPAMTFIGNLVYVGIAVVGGLQVASGAMQLGDVQAFIQYSRQFTQPLAQLGSMANLLQSGVASAERVFALLDEDEESPEAAGSVPAGGRGRLVFENVSFSYSPDKPLISDLSLVAEPGQTVAIVGPTGAGKTTLVNLMMRFYEIDAGRITLDGVDVTSVSRRELRSRMGMVLQDTWLFGGTIRDNIAYGRPDATEAEILEAARATYVDRFVHSLPEGYDTVLEDEGGNVSAGEKQLLTIARAFLARPSVLILDEATSSVDTRTEVLVQKAMSALRSDRTSFVIAHRLSTIRDADLILVMEAGQIVEQGTHASLLAAGGAYARLYEAQFAAPVAEV, encoded by the coding sequence ATGAGCACCCCCAGCAGGCCGGCAGCCGGCGCACCCGGCGGGACTGCCGCCGTCGAACGCATTCCCCGGCCGCGAGGCGGTCCGGGGCACGGCGGACCGTTCGCGGGGATGAACATCCCGGCGGAGAAGGCGCTGAACTTCTGGCCGTCCGCCAAACGGCTGCTGGGCACTCTGCGGCCGGAGCGGCTGTGGCTGGTGCTGGTGATCGGGCTGAGCGTGGCCGGTGTGGCGATGTCCGTGATCGGGCCGCGGCTGCTGGGCGAGGGCACCAACATCATCTTCGCCGGCGTGGTGTCCAAGGAGCTGCCAGCCGGGATGAGCAAGGCGCAGCTGATCGCGCAGCTGCGGGCCGCGGGGGAGAACCAGAAGGCGGACATGCTCAGTCCCATGGCGCTGACGCCGGGGACCGGGATCAACTTCACGGCGCTGGCAAATGTGCTGCTGTGGGCGCTGGTGCTGTATGTGCTGGCGTCCGCGTTCATGTGGATCCAGGCGTACATTCTCAACGGCGTGGTGCAGCGGACGGTGTTCCGGCTGCGCGAGCGGATCGAGGCGAAGATCAACCGGCTGCCGCTGCGGTATTTCGATTCGATCCAGCGCGGAGAGCTGCTCAGCCGGGTGACGAACGACGTCGACAACATCTCCCAGAGCCTGCAGCAGTCCATCAGCCAGGCGGTGATGTCGCTGCTGACAGTGCTGGGCGTGCTGCTGATGATGTTCCTGCTCTCGCCCACGCTGGCGCTGATTGCGCTGGTGACCATTCCGCTGACGCTGGTGACGACGGCGCTGATCGCCAAGCGCTCGCAGAAGCTGTTCGTGGCGCAGTGGAAGCATACGGGCGAGCTGAACGGGCAGATCGAGGAGACGTACACCGGGCATGCGCTGGTGAAGGTGTTCGGCAGGCAGCAGGAGGTGGGGGAGCGGTTCCGGCAGAAGAACGCGGAGCTGTATGAGGCGAGCTTCGGCGCGCAATTCATTTCCGGGCTGATCATGCCGGCCATGACGTTCATCGGGAACCTGGTGTACGTGGGGATCGCCGTGGTGGGCGGCCTGCAGGTGGCGTCCGGGGCGATGCAGCTGGGTGATGTGCAGGCGTTCATCCAGTACTCGCGGCAGTTCACCCAGCCGCTGGCGCAGCTGGGGTCCATGGCCAACCTGCTGCAGTCCGGGGTGGCGTCCGCCGAGCGGGTGTTCGCGTTGCTGGATGAGGACGAGGAATCGCCGGAGGCTGCCGGTTCTGTCCCGGCCGGCGGGCGGGGGCGGCTGGTGTTCGAGAACGTCTCGTTCTCCTACTCACCGGACAAGCCGCTGATTTCTGACCTTTCGTTGGTGGCGGAGCCGGGGCAGACGGTGGCGATCGTCGGCCCCACCGGGGCCGGGAAGACGACGCTGGTGAACCTGATGATGCGCTTCTACGAGATTGATGCGGGCCGGATAACGCTCGACGGCGTGGACGTCACCTCTGTTTCCCGGCGCGAGCTGCGCTCGCGGATGGGGATGGTGCTGCAGGATACGTGGCTGTTCGGCGGGACCATCCGGGACAACATTGCGTACGGGCGGCCGGATGCTACTGAAGCTGAGATCCTGGAGGCGGCGCGGGCGACGTACGTGGACCGGTTCGTGCACTCACTGCCGGAGGGCTACGACACGGTGCTGGAGGACGAAGGCGGGAACGTGTCAGCGGGCGAGAAGCAGCTGCTGACGATTGCGCGGGCGTTCCTGGCGCGGCCTTCCGTTTTGATCCTGGACGAGGCGACTTCTTCAGTGGATACGCGGACCGAGGTGCTGGTGCAGAAGGCAATGAGTGCTTTGCGGAGCGACCGTACTTCTTTTGTGATTGCGCATCGCCTGTCCACGATCCGCGACGCCGACCTCATCCTGGTGATGGAGGCCGGCCAGATCGTGGAGCAGGGGACGCATGCGTCGTTGCTGGCTGCGGGCGGGGCCTATGCGCGGCTGTACGAGGCGCAGTTCGCGGCTCCGGTGGCGGAGGTTTGA
- a CDS encoding SDR family oxidoreductase, whose protein sequence is MRPISCLACDILHEGLLVAAFGEQPQRHRDHGGGARVITADISEERLDALVEENPGLDQVPVAGDISTEDTVAAVVTAAGGRVDALANVAGIMDKFAPIDDVDYETWDRVFRINVTAPMRLHPRRSAAYTASKHRRRPDQEHCCDVRAQGPALQRRGPRPHHHKHRRGRLGIPACGRTPRPADAGQVPTPASPAQLAASTTVLLSDDGINVNGAIQASDGGWSAL, encoded by the coding sequence TTGCGCCCCATTTCCTGCCTCGCGTGCGATATCCTCCATGAAGGTCTGCTCGTAGCCGCGTTCGGCGAACAGCCGCAGCGCCATCGCGACCACGGCGGAGGCGCCCGCGTCATTACCGCGGACATCAGCGAGGAACGCCTCGACGCGCTGGTCGAAGAGAACCCCGGACTGGACCAGGTCCCGGTGGCCGGCGACATCTCCACCGAGGACACCGTTGCCGCTGTGGTCACCGCTGCCGGCGGAAGGGTGGATGCCCTGGCCAACGTTGCCGGCATCATGGACAAGTTCGCGCCGATCGACGACGTGGACTATGAGACCTGGGACCGCGTCTTCCGGATCAACGTCACGGCCCCCATGCGCCTTCACCCGCGCCGTAGTGCCGCTTACACGGCGTCCAAGCACCGTCGTCGGCCTGACCAAGAACACTGCTGTGATGTACGGGCCCAGGGGCCCGCGCTTCAACGCCGTGGCCCCCGGCCCCACCATCACAAACATCGTCGTGGCCGACTGGGGATCCCGGCTTGCGGCCGAACGCCTCGGCCCGCTGATGCAGGCCAGGTGCCCACACCAGCCAGCCCTGCGCAGCTCGCCGCCTCCACCACCGTCCTGCTCAGCGACGACGGCATCAACGTCAACGGCGCCATCCAGGCGTCCGACGGCGGCTGGTCGGCACTGTAG
- a CDS encoding antibiotic biosynthesis monooxygenase family protein, producing MITEHALLPVIPGQEEAFETAFARARPIIASMPGFLTLSLSRSIESPNTYLLLVEWDSLKDHTVGFRESPEYQEWRALLHRFYEPFPVVEHYNLVASVPRQGYSPDM from the coding sequence ATGATCACTGAACACGCCCTGCTGCCTGTGATTCCTGGCCAGGAAGAAGCATTCGAAACGGCGTTCGCCCGCGCCCGCCCCATCATCGCCTCCATGCCTGGGTTCCTCACGTTGTCTCTCTCGCGGTCCATCGAGTCCCCCAACACGTACCTTCTGCTCGTGGAGTGGGACTCGCTGAAGGACCACACTGTTGGTTTCCGGGAATCCCCTGAGTACCAGGAGTGGCGCGCCCTCCTGCACCGGTTCTATGAGCCGTTTCCCGTCGTCGAGCACTACAACCTGGTCGCCTCGGTCCCTCGTCAGGGCTACTCCCCCGACATGTGA